The genome window AGCATGGACGGTCTTCGAACAGATCGCGTCCAGCGGGACACGCTGAAGCGTGGACTCCAACGGCGTTCCTCGCTTCGACACCGGTCTTGCCCGCGAGGAAGTCCCGCAGGGACGGCCGAGAATAGCCCACCCTTTCAAGGGGGGGCTCGGTCCACGCGCCAACCGCACAGTCCCGGCAGGGACGAAAGACTCTTCCGCATCGAGACGGCCCCCCTTGAGGCGGACGCGCGTCGCGTCCCACGGGCCGGAACGAAAACGCCGCCGGCGGCCAGCCCCATAAAGCGGACGTCCGTCGTTTGCCGCGGTTCTTCATGAAGCGTCTCCGGCGGCTCATCTTGCGGAAGCGAGAGAGTTACAGTGTTGAGCGACGCGCCCGGCCGATGCGCAGCCCGGCGTGCAACTCAGGTGACGAGGGCCCCGAATGAACCGTTCCGCCTGGAAGGCGCTCGGAGAGGAGTTGTTCGCTCTGGACCGCTGGGGCGATTTCGATCCCGCCAGGAGGGAGTTCGACGCCGCCGATCCCAGGACGTGGCTCTGGCGGCATGCCGACCCGCATCCGGTCAATATCCTCGTCAACAGCGAGATTCCTCCCGACCACTTCGAGACCTATGCGCCGGCGCTGACGAAGGGGCTGAAGACGCTTCGTGATGAAGCGGGGCTGGAGATGGTGGTCCGGGCGCTGTCGCGCAAGGGGTTGACGGCCGCGGTCGGCGAGATCCTGGGGCTGTTCTCCTCAGAATCGCTCGTGCGTGAGCAGAACTGCCTGTGGGCGGCGGGGAACGCAATCTATGCGATCGCGCCGAAGGATCATCTGGAGGAGTGCCTTGCGGTGTGCCGGGACCCGCGGGTGGGGAGCGCGCGGCAGAAGCTGATCGTCCATCTCTCGCGGTTCAAGAAGTCTCCGGAGGTGTTCGAGACGCTGGTCTCTCTTCTGGAGGACGAGACCGCCCGCGGCCCCGCGATGGAAGCGCTGAAGAAGCTTGGCGACCCCCGCGCGATCCCGGCGATTGAGCGTACCCCGGTCCGGGAGGGAGAGGAGGGGATTTACGAGACGCACCAGAAGGCGATGGCGCTGAAGACGCTTGCCGCGAAGAAGAGCAAGGCTTGAGGCGGTGAAGCGGCGTTGAGGATTCACCGCTCGCTTTGCAATCCCCGCGGGTTGGTGACGGGGCATACGGCATTGTGTCCGCGTTTGGACACGGCCTCCTTCAGACATCTCTCGACGAGAGGGCCTCCGGCGGGCAAGGGGGATTCTCCCCCTTGCATCCCCTGACCAGGGTGCCCCTGGACCCGGTGAGGGATGGGGTGAGCAGCATCAATCCTTCCAGCCACCACTACAGCTCACACGCCAACCGCTCCAACCGCGTCTGCAACTCATACACCCTCGCAAACCGCCGCGCCGGTACCTTCAACAAACACCGCAGACAAATCCGGTCCAACTCCACCGGAACCTCCCGCCCGAACGCCGAAGGCGGACCCGGCAACTCCTCACGCACCCGCGCCATCGTCTCCGACACCGTCCCCCCCACAAACGGCGGCCGCCCCGCCACCAGCTCGTACAACACCACCCCCAACCCGTAAACGTCCGCCCCCAACCCCAACGGCCGCGCCGGATCGCCCAGCCGCTCCGGCGCGAGCGCGCCGGCCGAATAAATCGCGGCCGCCTCGGACCCCTCTTCCCCCTCGCTCGCTTCCCCGCATGCCGTCTCCCCGCGGCCCGCCATCCCTCCCATCGGATGAAAGTCCGTGATCCGCGGAATCTCCCCCGCCGCCAGCAGCACGTTCGACGCCTTCAGGTTCCCGTGCACCACCCCCTGCCGATGCAGGTAGCCGACAATCTCGGTCAGCTGCAGCAGGATCTCCACCACCTGCCGCACCGGCCGCCGCGCCGCCGACACCAGCGACATCAGGCTCCCGTTCGGCGCATGATCCAGCACCACGTACCGCCGCCGGTCCCACCACCCGGACCGCTGCGGCAGCACGACCTGCGGATGCGAGAGGACCGACCACGCCTCCGCGCTCTGTCGGAATCGACTCTCCCACGCCTCGCGATCCGGCTCGCCCTCTCCCGCCTCCCTCCGCTCCTCGGCGGCAAACACCTTCACCGCCACCATCTGCTGCAGCGGTCCCTGCAGCGCGCGGTACACCGTGCTCCCGGGACCACGGCCAATCTCCGCCACCAGCCGCACCCCGTCGCGGGCCGCCAGCCGCCGCAGCCGCTCCTGCTCGTCGAGCGGCACCGCCGCAATCTCCCGTCCGTCCAGAAACCGCTCCAGGTCCGCCGCCAGTTCGCCGGCGCTCGCATACCGCCCCAGCGGATCCTTCTCGAGGCACTTCAGGCAGATCGACTCGAGGTCGCGGGGGACGTCCCCCTTCCAGCGGCTCGGCGGGAGCGGCTCCTCGTTCAGGACCTGCTCGACCGTCCGGTTCCACGAGTCCCCGCGGAACGGCGGCCGTCCGCAGAGGAGCTCGTACAGGATGGCCCCCAGCGAGTAGAGGTCGGCCGCCGGTCCCACTTCCTGCACCCGCCCGGCCGCCTGTTCGGGGGCCATGTAGCTCGCGGTCCCCAGGACCGCGCCGTCCTGCGTCAGGGCGGTCTCTTCGGCGTCGAGCCGCTTCGCCAGTCCGAAGTCGGCGATCTTGGGGTGGAACTGGTCGAGGGCGGAATCGTGTTCGTCGTTCGGGCCGCGGGAGGGAGACAGCTCCGTCAGCCGGGCGAGGAGGACGTTGGCCGGCTTGAGGTCGCGGTGGATGATCTGGAGGTCGTGCGCGTGCTGGATCGCCAGGGCCAGCGCCTGGATGAGCCGGGCCGCGGACCGGGCGGGTTGCGGGTCGCCCCCCGTGAGCTGATGGAGGCTGCCGCCGTCGATCAGTTCCATGACGAGGAACGGCGAGCCCTGATGGGCTCCGATGTCGTGGACGGAGACAATGCCCGGGTGGCTGAGTCGGGCGGCGGCGTCCGCTTCGAGTCGGAAGCGGGCCCGTTCCTGTGGCCCGGCGAGGGGCCCGCTGCGGACGAGTTTGAGGGCGACGGTGCGATCGGAGGCGAGGTCGCGAGCCCGATAGACGACCCCCATTCCGCCGCGTCCGAGTTCGGCGAGGATTTCGTAGCCCGGCGGCACCGGGAGATCGACGAAGTCGTCTGGTGCCTTCTCCGGCCCAATCTGTGTGGGCGGGGGGTCAGGCATGAAGGGCTCCGGAAGCGGGGGTATCGTTCCCTTCAGTTTAGGGGGTGGGCGAAGCGAACCGAAGCTCGAACCGCGTCCATGCCGGCGCGACTCGATCGCGCAGACCCAATGTGCCAAGGCGAGCCGGGGTCAAGGGGGCAACCCCTTGCCGCCGGAGGCACTCCTGTGAGGAACCGTGGTACACAACGGACGACCGTTTTGTGGAACCGGCGCTGAGAACTCCCTCACGCGATGCCGCTGGGTCTGCAATTCTCAAGAGGTGATAAGGGGGCATCCGGCACCGTGTCCGCGCTTGGACACGGCCTCCTTCAGACAACTCTCGACGGCCAGGCCTCCGGCGGGCAAAGGGCCAAGAAAACAACACAGGCCCCTCTGCACTCCCCACCAGAGTGCCCCTGGACCCGGTGATCACGATGCCGACTTGGCCCGCTTCTCCAACTGCTTCACCAGATCGGCCGCCGCCTTCTTCACCTCCGCCGGCGTCAGCCGCGAAAAACTCTGCACCGCCACCGCCTGGTCCATCAGACCCTTCTCCTCCAGCCCCGCGGTCAGGCTGTTGAGCTTCCCCTCAAACTCCCCCGTCCTGGCAATGTCCTTCAGCGTCGGGATCAACTGGTCAGCCGCAACAGGGACCAGCGTCGAGACCGGCTCGGGAGGCTTGGAGCATCCGGTACACAGAACCAGAACGAACAGGAGAACGAGTGAGAACTTCATGGCGAATCACGAACCTGGAAACGATGAACGAAGACGAAACGGAGACAATGAACCGTGAGGAAAGAACGAGACCCGGGGGACGGCCGACACAGACCGTCCCCCTTCGTTGCGGACGCACCGCTCAGAACTCCTTGACCGGCTTCCCATCGGCGATGCCGCCGAGGTACGAATACGTGTTGAGGTCGATCTCGTTCGCCAGGAAGTGGACCGAGCCGTCGACCAGCAGGAAGTGGGCCCCGCCCGTGTGGGCGCTGCTGAAGTTCCAGTGACCCTCCGGCCAGTTGATTCCGTAGTACGGGTTCGTCGCCATCACGGCGTTCTGCGTGTAGTACCAGCCGTCCGAAGGATTCCCCGCCCAGATCGTGGCGTACTTCTCACCCAGCGAACCCCGCTCGCCGACGAGCGCCACGTTGCTCAGGCCGTCGGTGATCGTCTGGAACGAGACGCGGGAGTTGTCGTACATCGGCCCGGTCGGCAGGCTCCCGGCGGCGTTCCGCCGGTAGGTGCTGCCGCCGTTGGCCGTGTAGTTCGACTTGGCGTAGTTCGAGACGTTGGCGTTGATCGCCCCCATCGGGTTCGGGTCGGTCGGGCAGAGGAACGTCGCGATGGTGGTCTTGGCATACGGAGCCGGGACCGTCGCGCTCGCCGTCGTCATCGCGGCGACGGTCGTCCAGTTCTGGTTGAAGGCCCCCGAGCCGGCGATCTGGTTGTACAGGTTCATCTGGTCGAGATGCGGGAGCAGGAACGTCCCCCAGCCGAGCAGGTTCAGGTTCCTGTCGTTCGCGGAAGGGCTCTCGGACGACATCGGGTCGCTGTCGAGATAGCACGGCGGGAGGACGAGGTGCGTCTCGTGGTAGCTGTGGAACGCGATGCCGATCTGCTTGAGGTTGTTCCGGCAGGTGCTGCGGCGGGCCGCCTCCCGCGCCTGCTGGACGGCCGGGAGCAGGAGGGCGACGAGCACCGCGATGATCGCAATGACCACCAGCAACTCAATGAGGGTGAAGCCCCGGCGGGGGGAACGACGACGCGATGGGATCATGAGGGCAAAACCTTTGAAAGAATGAATCAGGCCGCCCGGCTCCGGCGGGGGGAGCGGGCGGATGGGGGCGGGCGGACGGGAGCGGGCGGGCCGGTGGGCCGATCTGCGGCCAGAGGGGAAACGGAGGAGGGCGGGAGGGGAGGCCCCGCGTTCGGGAGAGCCGCTTAGAACTCTTTCACGATGGCGCCGTCCTTGATGGCCCCCAGGTAGCCGCACGTCCGGCGGTCGAGGTCGTTCGAGAGGAAGTGGACGGAGCCGTCGCCGAAGACGAACTGCACCCCGCCGAAGTGCGGGCTGCTGAAGTTCCACGCGCCCCCCTTGTTGAGGGCGTAGTACTCGCTGGAGTCCATGATCGCGTTCTGGGTGTAGTAGGCGGCGTCGGTCGGGTTCCCGACCCAGATCGTCGCGTTCCGCGAGCCGACGGAGCACCGCTCGCCGATGATGGCGACGTTGCTGAGGCCGTCCGTGATGACCGGGAACGACGTCATCGAGTTGTCGTACATCGCGCCGGTCGGCAGCGTCCCCGAGGCATCGCGGCGGTAGCTCCCGCCGCTGACCCCCGTGTAGTTCGACTTGGCGAAGTTCGAGACCTTCTGGTTGATCGCCCCGAGCGGATTGGGGTCGCTCGGGCAGAGGAACGTCGGCACGCCGACCCGGGCGTAGGGCACGGGGTTGGCGACGCTGGCCGTGGTCATGGCGGCCACGGTCGGCCACGACCGGTCGAACGCGCCGGAGGCCGAGATCTTGTCGAACAGCGCTCCCTGGTCGACGTAGGGGAGGAGGAATGTTCCCCAGCCGAGGAGGTTGCGGTTCTGGGTGTCGGCCAGCGGGTCGTTGTCGATGTAGCCTGGCGGGAGGACGTAGTTCGTCTCGTGGTAGTTGTGGAGCGCGATGCCGATCTGCTTGAGGTTGTTCGAGCAGACGCTCCGCCGCGCTGCTTCCCGCGCCTGCTGGACGGCGGGGAGCAGCATCGCCACCAGGACGGCGATGATGGCGATGACGACGAGAAGCTCGATCAGCGTAAAGCCACGGCGGCGGAAAAGGGCGGGGTTCATTCGGCAGGACTCACACATCGGGGGGGGGGCAGGGCAGGGGGGAAGGCACGGCGCCGTCCCGCGCGGGGCGGGAGCGGACCACGCCGTGAGTGACACGCCGCCGGAGGCCGGGGATGGCCTCGGCGGAATCTTCAGGTGACCCCGGGCGGGATCACGGAGTGCGGGGGGGAATACGGATCGCGCCGGCTCAAACCGCGTCCTTGCCGGCCCGGCTCGATAGCTCAAACCCAACGTGCGACGGCCGCTGGGGTCAAGGGGGCCTCGCCCCCTTGCCGCCGGAGGCACTTCCCTGAGGAACCATGGGACACAACGGATATCCCCTTTGTGGTCCCCGCGTTGAGGACTCCCTCAACCAATCACGCTGGCTTTGCAATCCCCGCGTCTCGGGTGAGGGGACATACGGCACGGTGTCCGCGTTTGGACACGCCCTCCTTCAGACATCTCTCGACGGTCAGCCTCCGGCGGGCAAGGGGGATTCTCCCCCTTGCATCCCCTGACCAGGGTGCCCCTGGACCCGGTTCTTGGGGCGGCGATGTTCGCAGCACTCGTTCAGATGAGATGCATCGGCTGAGAAAAGAGGCGATCCTTCCCATCGATCTGATCCGCTTCGACCCGCAGATACCGATGCCGGTCCATCTCGCCCCGGGCATAGTGCCATTCGAGACGCCGACCCGACTCCTCCGCGACCTTCCCCGCCGCCGACACGACGCGGATCCGGCACGGCTCGCTCGTCTCGATCGTCAGCATCTCTTCCCGCAGGCGAACCGCATCGAAGCGGACCTTCCCCTCCAGGACACAGTAGAACCGTCCGTCCCGATACGCCTTCAGGCACGCATGCGGCAACTCGGCCGCGGGGACATTGGGATCGATCAGCAGGACGTTGTAGCCCAGGAACCCCGGATCGGTGCTCTGCACATGATCCGAGACGGAGAATCCATAACACCGCCGGCCGGTGGCGAGCACCTGGTCCCACATCTCCAGGGCCCAGCCTTTGCCATTGAGCTGCTCGCAGGTGTGGTTCCAGATCTCGAGACCAAGGACCCGCGGGTCATGGTCCAGCATCGCCAGGACGCTCTCGAGCTTCTGACCGCTCCAGACCGGATGGTTGATCGTGATCCCGCCGCCGTCCGGATAGACCAGCCGGCCAAGGATCCGGTCGAACGCTTCCTTCCAGGGAATGCCGAGTCCAAGGAGATAACCGTGGTCCGCCAGCTTGTGCTTGCTGCGGACGTCAAAGTTGCCGCTGGCGAAGGTCGATCCGACGCTGTTGAAGTGACCGGACTGATCGGTCGTCGAATGATGCTCCGCGTTCGGGCAGATGATCACGTCGTCGGGAATCGCGTGAAAGATCGGCCCTCCCACCTGGAACGGCATCTTCTCCCGCAGCTCCGGCGGCAGCGTCTCCGCCCAGCCGGTCGACGGATCGGCGAGGATCTCGTTCCAGCGGAACGTCTCCTCGACATACCCTTTCCCCTTGATCGTGCAGAAGGGCTGCTCGACGAAGAACTGCCGCTCCCGCTCCTCGCGGGTGCACGGGGCGGAGGGGTAATAGTTCGAGATCGCCAGGTGCCGCATCCCCCGGCGGTACATGATCTCCAGCTCCCGCTGCGAACGGCAGTGGATGTGGGTCCCCGAGCCGACGTGCTTCGCCGCCGACCAGTCGAGGCCCTGATAGGGATCGGCAACCGCCTCCCGCGGCCCCGGCTCCGATCCGGACCAGCCGGTGCCGGCCGTCAGCAGCTGCGTCGCGCCGAGTGCCAGGACTTCCAGGGCCTGCCGCCTGCCGAACGCGCTCTCCTGACGACCAGAC of Planctomyces sp. SH-PL14 contains these proteins:
- a CDS encoding HEAT repeat domain-containing protein; its protein translation is MNRSAWKALGEELFALDRWGDFDPARREFDAADPRTWLWRHADPHPVNILVNSEIPPDHFETYAPALTKGLKTLRDEAGLEMVVRALSRKGLTAAVGEILGLFSSESLVREQNCLWAAGNAIYAIAPKDHLEECLAVCRDPRVGSARQKLIVHLSRFKKSPEVFETLVSLLEDETARGPAMEALKKLGDPRAIPAIERTPVREGEEGIYETHQKAMALKTLAAKKSKA
- a CDS encoding serine/threonine-protein kinase; translation: MPDPPPTQIGPEKAPDDFVDLPVPPGYEILAELGRGGMGVVYRARDLASDRTVALKLVRSGPLAGPQERARFRLEADAAARLSHPGIVSVHDIGAHQGSPFLVMELIDGGSLHQLTGGDPQPARSAARLIQALALAIQHAHDLQIIHRDLKPANVLLARLTELSPSRGPNDEHDSALDQFHPKIADFGLAKRLDAEETALTQDGAVLGTASYMAPEQAAGRVQEVGPAADLYSLGAILYELLCGRPPFRGDSWNRTVEQVLNEEPLPPSRWKGDVPRDLESICLKCLEKDPLGRYASAGELAADLERFLDGREIAAVPLDEQERLRRLAARDGVRLVAEIGRGPGSTVYRALQGPLQQMVAVKVFAAEERREAGEGEPDREAWESRFRQSAEAWSVLSHPQVVLPQRSGWWDRRRYVVLDHAPNGSLMSLVSAARRPVRQVVEILLQLTEIVGYLHRQGVVHGNLKASNVLLAAGEIPRITDFHPMGGMAGRGETACGEASEGEEGSEAAAIYSAGALAPERLGDPARPLGLGADVYGLGVVLYELVAGRPPFVGGTVSETMARVREELPGPPSAFGREVPVELDRICLRCLLKVPARRFARVYELQTRLERLACEL
- a CDS encoding DUF1559 domain-containing protein, giving the protein MIPSRRRSPRRGFTLIELLVVIAIIAVLVALLLPAVQQAREAARRSTCRNNLKQIGIAFHSYHETHLVLPPCYLDSDPMSSESPSANDRNLNLLGWGTFLLPHLDQMNLYNQIAGSGAFNQNWTTVAAMTTASATVPAPYAKTTIATFLCPTDPNPMGAINANVSNYAKSNYTANGGSTYRRNAAGSLPTGPMYDNSRVSFQTITDGLSNVALVGERGSLGEKYATIWAGNPSDGWYYTQNAVMATNPYYGINWPEGHWNFSSAHTGGAHFLLVDGSVHFLANEIDLNTYSYLGGIADGKPVKEF
- a CDS encoding DUF1559 domain-containing protein, giving the protein MNPALFRRRGFTLIELLVVIAIIAVLVAMLLPAVQQAREAARRSVCSNNLKQIGIALHNYHETNYVLPPGYIDNDPLADTQNRNLLGWGTFLLPYVDQGALFDKISASGAFDRSWPTVAAMTTASVANPVPYARVGVPTFLCPSDPNPLGAINQKVSNFAKSNYTGVSGGSYRRDASGTLPTGAMYDNSMTSFPVITDGLSNVAIIGERCSVGSRNATIWVGNPTDAAYYTQNAIMDSSEYYALNKGGAWNFSSPHFGGVQFVFGDGSVHFLSNDLDRRTCGYLGAIKDGAIVKEF